A single region of the Eleginops maclovinus isolate JMC-PN-2008 ecotype Puerto Natales chromosome 4, JC_Emac_rtc_rv5, whole genome shotgun sequence genome encodes:
- the tppp3 gene encoding tubulin polymerization-promoting protein family member 3 — MADGGDMELLAAFRKFAVHGDTKASGKELNGKNWAKLCKDCKITDGKNVSSTDVDIVFSKVKQKTSRVITYEEFQTALQELAPKRFKGQSKEEALESIHKLVEGREPSNAGVTKVAKAAALDRLTDASRYTGSHKERFDGSGRGKGREGREELVDNTGYVGAYKNAGTYDQKK; from the exons ATGGCGGACGGCGGCGACATGGAGCTCCTGGCAGCGTTCAGGAAGTTTGCGGTCCACGGAGACACGAAGGCCTCGGGGAAGGAGCTGAACGGCAAAAATTGGGCCAAACTGTGCAAGGATTGCAAGATCACCGACGGCAAGAACGTCTCCAGCACCGATGTGGACATCGTCTTCTCCAAAGTCAA gcaGAAGACTTCGCGGGTCATCACCTACGAGGAGTTTCAGACGGCTCTGCAGGAGTTAGCCCCCAAGAGGTTCAAAGGCCAAAGCAAGGAGGAGGCGCTGGAGTCCATCCACAAACTGGTGGAGGGCCGGGAGCCCAGCAACGCAGGGGTGACG AAAGTGGCGAAGGCGGCGGCGTTGGACCGGCTGACGGATGCGTCCCGGTACACTGGATCCCATAAGGAACGTTTTGACGGCAGTGGGCGGGGCAAAGGCCGCGAGGGCCGCGAGGAGCTGGTGGATAACACGGGCTATGTGGGCGCCTACAAGAACGCCGGCACCTACGACCAAAAGAAATAA